CCTCTCTAACGACCTCCACGTACACGTCGACTGACTCTGAAGGCAATGTCACCACTGGCACCACCACGTTCCCAGTCGAATCCTCGTCCGAAGCCTCGTCCGAAGCCTCATCCGAAGCCTCTCTAACGACCTCCACGTACACGTCGACTGACTCTGAAGGCAATGTCACCACTGGCACCACCACGTTCCCAGTCGAATCCTCGTCCGAAGCCTCGTCCGAAGCCTCGTCCGAAGCCTCTCTAACGACCTCCACGTACACGTCGACTGACTCTGAAGGCAATGTCACCACTGGCACCACCACGTTCCCAGTCGAATCCTCGTCCGAAGCCTCGTCCGAAGCCTCGTCCGAAGCCTCTCCAACGACCTCCACGTACACGTCGACTGACTCTGAAGGCAATGTCACCACTGGCACCACCACCTTCCCAGTCGAATCCTCGTCCGAAGCCTCGTCCGAAGCCTCATCCGAAGCCTCTCTAACGACCTCCACGTACACGTCGACTGACTCTGAAGGCAATGTCACCACTGGCACCACCACCTTCCCAGTCGAAGCCTCGTCCGAAGCCTCTCTAACGACCTCCACGTACACGTCGACTGACTCTGAAGGCAATGTCACCACTGGCACCACCACGTTCCCAGGCGAATCCTCGTCCGAAGCCTCGTCCGAAGCCTCTCTAACGACCTCCATGTACATTTCGACAGACTCGGAGCGTAATGTCTCTAGTATTATCACATCCTACCCAGTTGAATCCTCCTTTTCTTCGCACATTTCTTTGTCTGGCAGTTCGATTGGTTCAGCAAGTCCGTCTACTTCATTAGCTGCTTCGACGAACACTGATTTAGCATCGACTTGGACTAGTATAAGCTCAGAGAGCTTTTTGTCAACTGGAACCACCTCTATTGAAGTTTCATCAAGCATATCATCGTATATATCTGTCATCGTGTCATCAGAGGCAACCTACTATAGCAATTCTTCCTATGTTCATTCAACATCTTCTGACGGTACTATTTTAACCTCAATTACCAGCCCATCAAGCAGCAGTCCAACAGTCAGTGCTTCATTTAGCCATTATGAGTCGTGTGTAATTTACACAAGGGGTACAACCATTAATGGCAGCGCGTTAGATGCAACTTCCAAGGTCAGAGGATCTACTTCATCAAGTGCTCCAATGTCTAAATCGACTACTGTTGTTTCTTTTACAAGCTCTACATATCCAACCGAAAGTCATGCTTCAACAGTTGCTACCTCTGCGGGCAGTGAGATATCGGTTTCGTcatcaaaaatatctaCCAATGATAGTAATGAAACTTCATCCACCCAAACTGTTGCTATCCAAAGTTCAAGTAAGGTTACTACTACAATAAGTGGTTCCAATACTGGGTTCACTTCAAGTATTCCGGCGTTGTCAACCTCTTCAGACACACACAGTCTAACTACTGTTACAGAAACTGTTAGCGGTACAGTAACCACATACACTACATATTGTCCTGAATCGAGCGATGATAATGTTTCCAAGACTGAAACTGCCTCCAGAACTGTTTCTAATAACGGAGTCGAATCGGACTCCAATGGTAACCCAAGTATCGGTTCTTCTGCTGGCCCAGTGAATTCTGACAGTGCCTCTGTCAGTATTCCTGCTCCAACTACTGTTGCTAATGCTGATTCTAACAACTCAGCTGATTCTAACACTGTATCTCAATCTCCAAACTCAGAGAGTGATAACACGTCTTCTGTTTCACCTGCTACTAATTCAGGTTCTTCATCCCAACCAACTGCTTCAGTTTCGTTCGAGGGTGTGGGTTCCAATACTAGAACTTACAGCTCCTCAATGTTCGCCTTTGTTGGTTTAATTGTGATGGCAGTCATTGCTTAGTAgacaatttttaaaatttaataatttttgtttgatATTTGATTTCATCTCCATACTTATCGAAATTTATgtacatatttatatatgtatatattaataaaaataatattaatctTCTTAGctctttaataatatagttACGTATTTTCTTGGGTGGATGTTATCCACTATCTGTAGTTTTTAAGAAGTTTCAGTGAAACATGTACAAACCATATACTTTCCGTGTTAACTTCCGTTTCAAGAGACATAAAGAAcctattattttaatacttGTAACTATAACAACTATTTGATAGGAGGAATATACAGATTTTggataatttatcattagtTTTTTTGACGACAATTAACTTTTCCGACTCTATATTCGTCAAgtagatattttaaagaattcaCAATCTAGAAATGTAGTgctttatattatatatcagattgaatataattgtaAACATCTTTGTGGTGCGAAAGCCTGTGTGAACCGAATACACATTGTGTTTCGTTAGTAATCTATACAATATTAATGCATTGCCTAAATTTTCGGTCAATActaatttctttcttattTTGTGAGGATATTCATTTTGTCTTCACAACGCTATGAAACTTCTCTTATGTACATTATAAGAATgtcttgaaatttttacTTCTACCGTTCAGATACTATGAAAAAGTAAATAGTCCATCAAAACATGACATCATACTATTCCGTGAGAGTTAGAATGTTTTCGTATCGGTGGTACTAATTCCAGTGTTTGTGATAACAAGAGTTTAAGTCATTTACTATATTGTCGCGATTGTAAAATGTTGgatataataattgataaaagATTTATATCTTGCCTAATTGGAGTATGTGTTATTGTATTTTGGTCATACACTACGTCAAATTAGGAAAGAGTAAATATCACATATGTGATGATTTGTTATTCGCATTACATAAGCAGCCAAACGTCACAATCCAAATtggaaattaaaatcattcaatatattcaacaTGTCTTTCGAAGATGGAAGGGTTTCGTGATCGTGACAGAAATCATTGGTATAAATACCAGGTTTTTTCTAGCCatgtaaaataaatcaactgTCTTAATCAACTTGTATAATTAGtctattatatatattatttattttatatagatCCCCACGGAGGATTACAATAAATCACTGACTCTTAACAACgaataatcaattaaaatataatattaaatataaactGATTAGGAATTTCATTATGGATGTGAACGTCAGTATAGAGTTGATTTATGGACGTAGTACCATTGCATTGTACtgttttgaatatttgttCAACAATCCAGTGCTCATTAAATGGTTTAACAAGATAACTAATTTCTTGATGAATGCAAATATCACAATAAATCAACAATGTCTTCAggaatattaaaaaacacGGTAGAAATTGCCTTCCTTCATTATTCTTGTCCAATTAGCCAATCGATCAAAGTATTAAAACAAACATGGAAAAGACAGTTGGCactaattattattagaatgTATTGCTCgccaaatttttaaataaaactaaTTGCACACGGAATTCCGTTGCTCTCTTCTACTTTTGTTTATATCACAAAGACCGTATCGCTCGTATAACATTCCAAACCATTAATAATCCATATCCTCAGAACATGAACTCATCTACTTAGTAACATAAGTCATTAACTCTCCCCTAAACTTTTATAGAAATTATGTTTTCATTTATGtgcaattattttttttgccCGGTTTGAGTGTTCATTATTGGAATGGAACtgtaaatatatgtaaACACCAATGCGCATCTAGCCTATTTCAACACATAACACTCGCCTCTTATAGAACAAGCATATTATAGTGACTTCAAATCTGTCTAGTCCAACTAAGCATTACTAACAAACTAAAAcaattctttaaaagaaaCGTCCATTCCATAACTAAACTAGCCTGTATATTACTCAGTCCCTTGTTTTTAAGTAAATAATGCACGGTCCCTGATAATTTTCTTCGCCGCTTCTCATCTATGGTCAGTGATATCTGCTTTTATCTCAATTTCGATCCGAAATTGTTCCGACTTTTCATTCCGTTACCAAAAGAGGCAAAGAGAAGCGCTGTTTTTGGTAACATTCGGGCGTACCCCTCGGTTATTTGCACAAAAAGGGTCTCGCATTTCGAAAATAGTTGTTCCGTCGAGTATAATAAGTCCGAAAATGTCGtgacaataaaaaattaatttgaaagaataGCAGCAACTCGATGAACTCCTCACTTAAAGGTCAGGTACAAAAAGAAAGTTGTTCTGTAGTGTTCATTTTTGgagattataatattaagtTAATTATGAAGTACAATGGTCGCTATCCAGATAAAATCTAGTCAATCAGAACAATGCAACGATGTCGTTTCCCTTTTTGGGTCTTTTAGAAGatagataatattttggtGCCcgaattattattgtttgttATTATAACTGTCATTGCTACTGGTCATACTGGGGTATTACGTACCATGGTATGTTAGATGCATTCAATGATAGGAATATTAGTTCATTAGGCTGTGCTCCAAATGGTTCAAAGTTGCTTCACATTttactaaaaatattatatgttTTACGTCATCGTAGCACTATAGCAAATTTCGAAGACATGGTAAAGAATCTTCGATTATATTGGTCCACCCAACTTGGTAGGAGTTAGGGACAATTTTGGATACTTAACTTTTAGTAAGAGATCCACGAGTTATGTAATGAATACAACGCTATTTTTGCGTCTGACTGTATTCAGATTCTTGGCCTTACATCAAACGTGGCAGACCTCTATGTAACAAACCTTAACTTTATTGTTACCAATAGTTTTGACTATTGTGTGAAAGGTAAAGATGTTAAGCTTTTTAAAAGGACTTCAATCATGTTTTAAATAGAAATGATGGATGCAGGGCTACTGTTGTCGCTAATAATCCGTTTGAAGTTgaatatatgaaattaaaataaatatagattGAAAAATCCTATCTGATGATTAGACCCTCGGGTCATATACAGGAGTAAACCCTCAAGAAGTCGTAAAAGAAGAGTAGAACAAGACACTGTGTTGTTGAAAGCTTTGGCTAGCGAAGAAGTTGAAATACAATGTTCGGTCTTGGAACATCATTATAAAGgttcaaaaacattaaGGCTTATCATTCTATCGTACTACATATATCATAGCGagttttaataatgaaaatgtgGGAGAATTTGGCGTATAGTGAATTGATAGCTAATCCATTTCCTACTTTTTTTACTAAGGTCTGTTAGAACCATAGTTGTAACGATATTTGGAATGTATTTAGAAGCAAACAAGTTAATGGAAAGGATTGGTTTGAATTGGTCGAATTCTACAATGGTCCGATTTGTTTTATCCAATATAGTAGCTGAGAAGACCTAAAAATATGAGAAAATCTAAAGAGAACGTCACAAAACTCAACAGTTGTAGAAATAAAATGGAAGCTCAAAACGAGCTCATATTAAATCAGTGGAAAGAAGTAATGATTAACTTACAATAAGTTAAGATTTAAACATAGtaattttagaaataaattaaaatatttttttagtGTGTAACTTTAGAAAGTTAGATATACAATGGGCACTTTGTTATCAACATTgtgcaaaaaaatatgaataacTGACAAGATGATCGTGTGGTTATAGTGAGGTCACGTAGTTTAAGAATAAAAGTTAATGTGTATTTATCTTTGCAAATATATCATCGATTCTCTTTGAAAGAAGAACTCTTTGAAAGTTTTAAACGCCACAGTATTCACTTCATCAACTTggatttattataaaaatactGTTCCATCTTAATACAGACTATCTGGCTTCCAAGAATTGCGTCATTTCTAAATTGTAATGTATAAGAGAAGAACTTTTGGTATGgctttgaaatttaaagagaaaaaaGTACCTGTGAGAACATTATTGATTAGTTATcgtttattatcaattgcTCTCGAGGCAAGAATGGTGAAAACCGTGGCGTAGTTGCTTCTGGTTTGGTTATAAAAACGAAAAGCAAAAATGGAAACAGTGAATGTTTGAAAATGGTTGTAAATTTCGTTAGAACCAAACGAATGAAAACCtaatttgaagatattattttttaaaaaacagAATAAGTTGcttattaattcaattcaattgatcgagataaatttaaagattgTTAAATAGAacatattttcttttcaattggTGTATACTTTAGACCAGATTGTTTGTCATTTGATTACGAACTAAAATATAGCCAAGAGTTGAATTACTATTGTCTAATTATTCGACACACTGATTAAAATGTCTGTTACTGCAAAGAATTGCGATATTACATATGCTATCGGAAAAGATACTAAAATCCCTGCTGTTGCATTGGGTACCTGGAAAGCTGCTCCAAATGAAGTGTACACTGCCGTTTTAGAAGCATTGAAAGCTGGTTACAGACATATTGATGGTGCTGCTATCTATTGTAACGAAGAAGAGGTTGGAAAAGCTATCAGGGACTCTGGAATTCCAAGAAAAGATATCTTTGTGACCACCAAGTTGTGGGGTACTGAACAAAGAAACCCACTCCGTGCCTTAGATTCTTCTCTCAAGAGATTAGGCTTAGATTACGTTGACTTATATTTGATGCATTGGCCAGTTGCATTGAAAGCTGATTCCATCACTGATAATGACCTATTGACAATTCCAAAATTACCATCTGGTAAGACCgatattgatattgaaaattggAACTTTATTAAGACTTGGGAATTGATGCAAGAATTACCAACATCTAAAGCCAAAGCTATTGGTGTTTCCAACTTCTCCATAAATAACTTAAATGAACTATTAGCTGCACCAACTACCAAGACTATTCCAGCTGCTAACCAATTTGAAATTCACCCATTATTACCCCAAAATGAATTGATTAAATATTGTCAAGACAAAAAGATTATCGTTGAAGCCTATTGTCCACTAGGTGGTTCCAATGTTCCACTTGTTACCAACCCAGTCATTACTGAAATTGCAACAAAGCTTGGTGTTAATGCAGGTCAATTATTGATTTCTTGGGGTATCCAGAGAGGTTACGTTGTTTTACCAAAATCTGTAAGAAAGGAAAGAATCGTCACAAATTTCCAAACTATTACAATTCCAGCTGAAGAGtttgaaaaaatgaataatttaactaAGGAATTTGGTGTTCAAAGATCTGTTAATATTGATTTCTCTCCATTCCCAACTTATCAATAAGTATATaaactaaaatattttatgatAAAGATATAGTTATTTGGAGCTTATGTAAAAACCATATACgttgaaatattgaatatatgaatttaaacatcagataatgataatttattactGAAGTTCTAAagtaatttatatatatatatgtagat
The window above is part of the Tetrapisispora phaffii CBS 4417 chromosome 7, complete genome genome. Proteins encoded here:
- the TPHA0G00210 gene encoding uncharacterized protein, whose protein sequence is MSVTAKNCDITYAIGKDTKIPAVALGTWKAAPNEVYTAVLEALKAGYRHIDGAAIYCNEEEVGKAIRDSGIPRKDIFVTTKLWGTEQRNPLRALDSSLKRLGLDYVDLYLMHWPVALKADSITDNDLLTIPKLPSGKTDIDIENWNFIKTWELMQELPTSKAKAIGVSNFSINNLNELLAAPTTKTIPAANQFEIHPLLPQNELIKYCQDKKIIVEAYCPLGGSNVPLVTNPVITEIATKLGVNAGQLLISWGIQRGYVVLPKSVRKERIVTNFQTITIPAEEFEKMNNLTKEFGVQRSVNIDFSPFPTYQ